One Anaerolineales bacterium genomic window, ACGGATGACATGAGCTGTCTTCGCCCGTAGCTCCATTAGCTTTTTTATAGCTTCACTCGTTCGCCCTTTAGCTTTAGCCTCCAGGTACTTGCCAAGCTTAATCAAGGTGATGATGACAGCAGAGGTTTCAAAATAAACATGGCCTGGCAGGAAGCCTATGGTCACAAATATCGAATAGAAATATGCGACAGATGATCCCATGGCGATCAGGACATCCATATTGGCAGAACGATTCCGTAATGATTTATATGCACCCACGTAATACTGCCACCCAACGTAAAACTGAACCGGTGTGGCAAGCAGGAACATGACCCAATTCACCCAAGCTGCATCAGACCAGGCAGGCATCAAGATATCCCGTACCATGGAAAGGATGAAAAGTGGGACGGTGAAAATTAGGCCGGTGATCAGCAAACGCCGTTGCTGGTCAATTTCATGCTGGCGTGCGATCTGCTCTGCATCTTCAGCTTCAGCACCTGTCTCAACGACTTCGAATCCGGTGGATTTGATCACCCTGCGTAGTTCATTTTGGCTGACGATCGTGGGAATGTACGTTATTCTGGCGTGCTCGGTAGTGATGCTGACATTAGCCTCAAGGACACCCTCAATTTTGGTGACCGCTTTCTCGATCCGGCGTGCATCATTGTCGTCGCTCATGCGTCGTATCAGCAGATCAGCTTCACCTGTGGCAACGCCGTAGCCCGCTTTATTCACGCGCTGGATCAAGCTCTCGAGAGGTGAGAGTGAGGGATCAAATTCGACGGTCGCCCTCTCAGACGATAAATTGACATTCGCGACTGTCACACCTTTTTCCTTCTTAAGGTTTCTCTCCACAGTCGCTACGCAATTTGCGCATGTCATCCCTGTTATTGGGAGAATCACCTGTTTAGTATCGGTCATATGGTCTCCACAAACGAAAATTACGCAATATGCTCCATCTATCCCAACCTGGGCATATTGCGTAATTCATGATGAATTTCAGCGAATTAACCCACAGAGGGATAATCAATCGAAGTCAATAACTCTTTTATCTTTTGTTCACTGGCAGGTGGCTCAAATTCGATGGTGGCATTCCGTAGATTAAGGTCTGCCTTGACAGACTTGACACCCGGTAACTCAATTAACTCTGACTGGATGGTGTGCACACAATGCCCACAGTGAATATTTGGGATTGAGTAGGTAACTTTAGACGTCATATGTTTTCTCCTTGTGATTTAAGTAAATTTTTTCATTTCAAAAACATCCGCAATTTCTGCTAATACCCGCTCTCTTTCATCGGGGTTTTCCCCTCTCACTGCAGTTATGAGGCACGAATGTAAGTGTCCCTCCAGGATGATTCCGCTCACCTTATCCAACGCTGCCTGAACGGCATGAATCTGCTTGATCACGTCGATGCAATAGGTGTCGTTTTCGACCATTTGTTCGATGCCACGCACATGGCCTTCTATGTTTTTTAATCTTTTTACCACGTCGTCATCCATTTACGCCTGCCTACCCCCCCCTTAGGGGTGGGGTATTTATATTATACTAATAATATCAACTTTGTCAAGAGTATTTACTTGACTGATGTATGGGATTTAGAACTACACCCCGAACTCTTCCCCCAGTTCGTCCATGTGCAGGCTGATCACCTGGCTGGCAGAATCACGCCCCATGGTAACGCCATAAATAATGCTGGCTGCCTGTACGGTATTGCGATTATGGGTGATGATAATAAATTGAGTTTTTTCACTTAGTTCTGTAAGCAAATCACGAAATCTGCCTACATTCGCTTCATCTAGCATTGCATCCACTTCGTCAAGGATACAGAAAGGCGTTGGTGATACTCTGAGCAATGCAAATATTAAAGCTGTGGCGGTCAAGCTTCTCTCACCCCCTGACAGCAGTGATAACCCCTGTTCGCGCCTGCCGGGCAGACGCGCTTCAATATCGATCCCTGTTTCGGTCATGTTACCAGGGTCAGTTAATGCCAGGCGAGCAGAGCCACCCCCAAATAGCCTGGTGAAGATCTCTTTAAACTCCTGGGCGACGGCATCAAATGTACGCAGGAATTCCCTTTCCATCAGCAGGTCCAGCTCAGCAATAACCTCGCGGATATCTGCTTCCGCTCTGGTAAGATCATCAACCTGGGAGGTGAGGAACTCGTACCGTTCCTTAACTTCCTTGAATTCGCTCTCTGCTTCAGGATTGATGGCTCCCATCCTGCGGATCTGGGCTTTCTGCTGCCGGATGCTTTCCTCCAGCTCAGGAGATAACTGTTCAACTTTAGGCAATCTTTCGACCATCCCATCCAGCGGAAGGGGTTTAGGCCCGGAAACAG contains:
- a CDS encoding transcriptional regulator; translated protein: MDDDVVKRLKNIEGHVRGIEQMVENDTYCIDVIKQIHAVQAALDKVSGIILEGHLHSCLITAVRGENPDERERVLAEIADVFEMKKFT
- a CDS encoding heavy metal transporter — protein: MTSKVTYSIPNIHCGHCVHTIQSELIELPGVKSVKADLNLRNATIEFEPPASEQKIKELLTSIDYPSVG